The Treponema sp. OMZ 790 genome includes the window CCGCGGGTTTATTAAGGCCAGCCCCAAAAAAAGTATTGCAGGTTTTATAGGCGGCTTTATCGGTTCTACGGCTGCGGCAGCTGCTTCGTTTTATTTCTTTAACAAACAATTTAACGGAAAATTAAAAGAACTTATAATAATAGCTCTTTGTACGGCTCTTTTTGCAATCATCGGAGATATAATAGAATCGATTTTAAAGCGCTCTGCAGATTTAAAAGATTCGGGTAAAGTTATTTTAGGCAGAGGCGGTATCCTTGACAGCATCGATTCCTTACTCGTTGCTTCTCCCGTTTTCTATAGCCTTTGCGCTCTGTTGTTAGGCGGGGTTTGATGAAAAAGAAACGGGTTCTGGTACTTGGGGCCGGAGGCTCAATCGGAAAAAACAGTTTAGAAGTAATAAGAAGATTTCCTGATAGGTTTGAACTTGCCGGTTTTTCCGTTCATTCTAATTTAGACTTTGCCCAAAAAATGCAGGCCGAGTTTACGAATGCACAATTTGTTTCTACAAAAAAAACGGATTCAAAATTAAAACACGAAATAGATGTAGAAGCTGTAAGACAGCTGATCGAAAAATCAAGGGCCGATATAGTCATTAACGGTATAGCAGGTTCGGCCGGTTTAAAGGCTTCTGCAGAGGTTATAAAAAGCGGCTTGGATTTAGGCCTTGCCAATAAAGAAACCATAGTTGAGGCGGGCGAGCTCATTTTTAAAGATGCCGAAAAGTCGGGCAGTACAATAATTCCCGTCGACTCGGAACATGCTGCGATTTTTCAGCTTATAAATGCCCACAAAAAGGAGAACATCGAAAAGATTATAATCACAGCCTCAGGCGGCCCCTTTTTAAACACGCCTAAGGAAAAGCTCGGCGCAATGAAGCTTGAAGATGCCTTAAAGCATCCTACATGGAAGATGGGCGGAAAAATTACGATAGATTCAGCCTCCCTTGCAAACAAGGCCTTGGAAGTAATCGAGGCCGTAAAGCTTTTTTCTTTTCCGCCTGAAAAAATCGAAGTTACGGTTCATCCTCAAAGTATAATCCATTCGATGGTGCAGTGTAAAAACGGAGAGATTTTTGCCCAAGCCTCTCCTCCCGATATGAAAAATCCTATTTTAAATGCTTTAAGTTTTCCGAAGATGCCTGAAAGCTTTTTAAGGCCCTTGGATTTTTCTCAAATTATAAACTTGGAATTTATGCCTCCCAGAACCGATGATTTTCCTATGCTGGTTTTGGGT containing:
- the dxr gene encoding 1-deoxy-D-xylulose-5-phosphate reductoisomerase: MKKKRVLVLGAGGSIGKNSLEVIRRFPDRFELAGFSVHSNLDFAQKMQAEFTNAQFVSTKKTDSKLKHEIDVEAVRQLIEKSRADIVINGIAGSAGLKASAEVIKSGLDLGLANKETIVEAGELIFKDAEKSGSTIIPVDSEHAAIFQLINAHKKENIEKIIITASGGPFLNTPKEKLGAMKLEDALKHPTWKMGGKITIDSASLANKALEVIEAVKLFSFPPEKIEVTVHPQSIIHSMVQCKNGEIFAQASPPDMKNPILNALSFPKMPESFLRPLDFSQIINLEFMPPRTDDFPMLVLGFEAAGKGGAYPIAFNVANEEAVDAFIKGKIGFTDLADITQEVLNSDWTMKPSSYEEVYDYENRARAIALARILDRANGLQ